In Phaseolus vulgaris cultivar G19833 chromosome 10, P. vulgaris v2.0, whole genome shotgun sequence, a single genomic region encodes these proteins:
- the LOC137818431 gene encoding (+)-neomenthol dehydrogenase-like isoform X2, translating into MGEASERYAVVTGANKGIGLEIVKQLASAGIKVVLTARNEERGLHAMETIKASALSHLVMFHHLDVADATTVASLADFIKSKFGKLDILVNNAGIGGAVIKDIDIFPSVLLNRGIVSEEDGTKAMTQTYELAEECLQINYYGTKITVEALMPLLQLSDSPTIVNVSSTMGQLESFPKESWARGVLSDGDNLTEEKVDEIVKKFLRDFKEGSLESEGWPRYPGAYIVSKAAMNGYTRILAKKHPSFCINSVCPGYVKTDITSNTGLLTVEEGAASPVKLALLPNGTPSGFFYYRTHVASF; encoded by the exons ATGGGAGAAGCATCAGAAAG GTATGCAGTTGTGACAGGTGCAAATAAAGGAATTGGATTAGAGATAGTGAAGCAGTTAGCCTCAGCTGGGATCAAGGTGGTGCTCACAGCAAGAAATGAGGAGAGGGGTCTGCATGCAATGGAAACAATAAAAGCCTCAGCTCTATCTCACCTTGTAATGTTTCATCACCTCGATGTGGCTGATGCAACCACTGTAGCCTCTCTGGCTGATTTTATCAAATCTAAATTTGGGAAACTTGATATTCTG GTTAACAATGCAGGGATTGGTGGAGCAGTAATCAAAGACATTGATATATTTCCTTCAGTTCTCCTCAACCGTGGG ATTGTATCGGAAGAAGATGGAACAAAGGCAATGACTCAAACATACGAGTTAGCTGAAGAATGCTTGCAAATAAATTACTATGGAACTAAAATAACTGTAGAAGCACTTATGCCCCTCCTCCAATTATCTGATTCACCAACAATTGTGAATGTATCATCCACTATGGGACAGTTAGAG AGTTTCCCTAAAGAATCATGGGCAAGAGGAGTGTTGAGTGATGGTGATAACCTGACAGAAGAGAAAGTGGATGAAATAGTGAAGAAGTTTCTAAGAGATTTCAAAGAAGGTTCATTAGAAAGTGAAGGGTGGCCTAGGTATCCAGGTGCCTATATTGTGTCAAAAGCTGCTATGAATGGATATACAAGAATCCTTGCTAAGAAACATCCTTCATTCTGCATCAATAGTGTTTGCCCTGGTTACGTGAAGACAGACATAACATCCAACACTGGCCTCCTCACAGTTGAAGAAGGTGCTGCTAGTCCTGTCAAGCTTGCACTGCTTCCCAATGGAACTCCATCTGGCTTCTTCTATTACAGAACTCATGTGGCTTCCTTTTGA
- the LOC137818431 gene encoding (+)-neomenthol dehydrogenase-like isoform X1 translates to MGEASERYAVVTGANKGIGLEIVKQLASAGIKVVLTARNEERGLHAMETIKASALSHLVMFHHLDVADATTVASLADFIKSKFGKLDILENCTMQVNNAGIGGAVIKDIDIFPSVLLNRGIVSEEDGTKAMTQTYELAEECLQINYYGTKITVEALMPLLQLSDSPTIVNVSSTMGQLESFPKESWARGVLSDGDNLTEEKVDEIVKKFLRDFKEGSLESEGWPRYPGAYIVSKAAMNGYTRILAKKHPSFCINSVCPGYVKTDITSNTGLLTVEEGAASPVKLALLPNGTPSGFFYYRTHVASF, encoded by the exons ATGGGAGAAGCATCAGAAAG GTATGCAGTTGTGACAGGTGCAAATAAAGGAATTGGATTAGAGATAGTGAAGCAGTTAGCCTCAGCTGGGATCAAGGTGGTGCTCACAGCAAGAAATGAGGAGAGGGGTCTGCATGCAATGGAAACAATAAAAGCCTCAGCTCTATCTCACCTTGTAATGTTTCATCACCTCGATGTGGCTGATGCAACCACTGTAGCCTCTCTGGCTGATTTTATCAAATCTAAATTTGGGAAACTTGATATTCTG GAAAATTGTACAATGCAGGTTAACAATGCAGGGATTGGTGGAGCAGTAATCAAAGACATTGATATATTTCCTTCAGTTCTCCTCAACCGTGGG ATTGTATCGGAAGAAGATGGAACAAAGGCAATGACTCAAACATACGAGTTAGCTGAAGAATGCTTGCAAATAAATTACTATGGAACTAAAATAACTGTAGAAGCACTTATGCCCCTCCTCCAATTATCTGATTCACCAACAATTGTGAATGTATCATCCACTATGGGACAGTTAGAG AGTTTCCCTAAAGAATCATGGGCAAGAGGAGTGTTGAGTGATGGTGATAACCTGACAGAAGAGAAAGTGGATGAAATAGTGAAGAAGTTTCTAAGAGATTTCAAAGAAGGTTCATTAGAAAGTGAAGGGTGGCCTAGGTATCCAGGTGCCTATATTGTGTCAAAAGCTGCTATGAATGGATATACAAGAATCCTTGCTAAGAAACATCCTTCATTCTGCATCAATAGTGTTTGCCCTGGTTACGTGAAGACAGACATAACATCCAACACTGGCCTCCTCACAGTTGAAGAAGGTGCTGCTAGTCCTGTCAAGCTTGCACTGCTTCCCAATGGAACTCCATCTGGCTTCTTCTATTACAGAACTCATGTGGCTTCCTTTTGA
- the LOC137818436 gene encoding (+)-neomenthol dehydrogenase-like, with protein MVVADAKERYAVVTGANKGIGLETVKGLASNGIKVVLTARDVKRGYQAVEELKKEFGFSGLVVFHQLDVTDPASVASLVEFVKTQFGRLDILVNNAGINGFNTDGMVPSKINWKELPQTCEMAKNCLRTNYYGAKETTEAFLPLLQLSNLPMIVNVSSEAGLLKYISNGWARRVLDDTENLSEELIDEVLKEYMKDLKEGSLENKGWPTYLSAYMVSKAAMNSYTRLLAYRHQKLCINCVCPGFVKTDINKNTGILSVENGAASVVRLALLPNGSPSGHFFTRQEVSSF; from the exons ATGGTTGTGGCAGATGCAAAAGAAAG atatgCTGTTGTGACAGGTGCAAACAAAGGGATAGGATTAGAGACTGTAAAAGGGCTTGCCTCAAATGGAATCAAGGTGGTGCTCACAGCCAGGGATGTGAAGAGGGGTTATCAAGCAGTTGAggaattaaaaaaagaatttgGCTTTTCTGGCCTTGTGGTGTTTCACCAGCTTGATGTCACTGATCCTGCAAGTGTTGCATCTTTGGTTGAGTTTGTGAAGACCCAGTTTGGAAGACTTGATATATTG GTGAACAATGCAGGAATCAATGGGTTCAATACAGATGGCATG GTGCCATCAAAAATTAACTGGAAGGAGCTACCTCAAACTTGTGAGATGGCTAAAAATTGCCTAAGAACAAACTACTATGGTGCTAAGGAAACAACTGAGGCATTTCTTCCCCTTCTTCAGTTATCCAATTTACCAATGATTGTTAATGTTTCCTCTGAAGCAGGACTTTTAAAG TACATATCAAATGGATGGGCTAGGAGGGTGCTTGATGACACTGAAAATCTCAGTGAAGAGCTAATAGATGAGGTGCTGAAGGAGTACATGAAAGACTTAAAAGAAGGTTCATTAGAAAACAAAGGGTGGCCAACCTACCTGTCTGCATATATGGTCTCAAAAGCAGCCATGAATTCATACACAAGGCTTCTGGCCTATAGACACCAAAAATTGTGCATCAATTGTGTCTGTCCTGGTTTTGTTAAAACAGACATTAACAAAAACACTGGCATCTTATCTGTTGAAAATGGTGCTGCTAGTGTTGTGAGATTAGCACTCTTGCCTAATGGTTCCCCTTCTGGCCACTTCTTTACTCGACAAGAAGTGTCAAGCTTTTGA